A single genomic interval of Deinococcus fonticola harbors:
- a CDS encoding metalloenzyme domain protein: MTGLVWVALDGVGHPLDAPPGSAWEQDLPTLRPLVEAGLALETTLGVPGLPQSGTGQACWLTGQDAVALMGEHFGPQPGPTLQRLLSEFSLPARLKAASGRAALLNFYAPAYFGEQRGGRNRMGCFPFSFHAAGLPLNPPDLPLVRASLGLDYAAPWAPFTSVQEQRQLGQEVAQAAHGWDVLVMDLWFSDLLGHQGSPEPRPEVQQAASAYLRRVDALLTGLLDGGAQVILSSDHGNMEDLTVKSHTLARVPFAGAGVNLGHPANVVEGGRQLATLLGLN, encoded by the coding sequence ATGACTGGTCTGGTGTGGGTGGCGCTGGACGGTGTCGGGCACCCGCTGGACGCCCCACCCGGCAGCGCGTGGGAGCAGGACTTGCCCACATTAAGGCCGCTGGTCGAGGCAGGCCTGGCGCTGGAAACTACGCTGGGCGTGCCGGGGTTGCCGCAGTCGGGTACCGGACAGGCGTGCTGGCTTACGGGGCAAGACGCGGTGGCGCTGATGGGCGAGCATTTCGGGCCGCAGCCGGGGCCGACCCTGCAACGCCTGCTGAGCGAATTCAGCCTGCCGGCGCGGCTGAAGGCGGCCAGTGGACGGGCTGCCCTGCTCAACTTCTATGCACCCGCTTACTTCGGCGAGCAGCGAGGCGGCCGCAACCGCATGGGGTGCTTCCCGTTCTCATTCCACGCGGCGGGCCTGCCGCTTAACCCGCCAGATTTACCGCTGGTGCGGGCCTCGCTGGGCTTAGACTACGCGGCTCCGTGGGCACCTTTCACTTCCGTTCAGGAGCAGAGGCAACTGGGGCAGGAGGTCGCCCAGGCGGCGCACGGATGGGATGTGCTGGTCATGGATTTGTGGTTCAGTGACCTGCTGGGCCACCAGGGTTCCCCCGAGCCCCGCCCGGAAGTGCAGCAGGCGGCCTCTGCTTACCTGCGCCGCGTCGACGCCCTGCTGACAGGCCTGCTGGACGGCGGGGCGCAGGTCATCCTGAGCAGTGATCACGGGAACATGGAAGATCTAACGGTGAAAAGTCATACGCTGGCGCGCGTCCCGTTCGCTGGCGCGGGTGTGAACCTGGGGCACCCGGCCAATGTGGTGGAGGGTGGAAGACAGCTGGCGACCCTGCTGGGATTGAATTAG
- the cobU gene encoding bifunctional adenosylcobinamide kinase/adenosylcobinamide-phosphate guanylyltransferase — protein sequence MGRLIFVTGGARSGKSAYAEGLAAHSVAQSGESVTYLATAVAFDAEMQNRIGRHRAERPAHWVTLEEPVNVPTALHSAGTPVLLLDCLSVWVNNLMYHDFTDEQILQATAELIHVARNRAGTVILVTNEVGFGIVPENALARRYRDVLGWVNQRCAGASDEAYLLVSGLPLTLKGKP from the coding sequence ATGGGGCGCCTGATCTTCGTGACGGGGGGCGCCCGCAGCGGCAAAAGCGCCTACGCGGAGGGGCTGGCTGCACATTCGGTTGCGCAGTCCGGTGAATCCGTCACCTACCTGGCGACCGCCGTCGCTTTCGACGCCGAGATGCAGAACCGCATCGGGCGTCACCGCGCCGAGCGCCCCGCGCACTGGGTCACGCTGGAGGAACCCGTGAACGTCCCCACGGCGCTGCACAGCGCCGGCACGCCTGTGCTGCTGCTCGACTGCCTGAGCGTGTGGGTAAACAACCTGATGTACCACGACTTCACCGACGAGCAGATTCTGCAGGCCACCGCTGAACTGATACACGTGGCCCGCAACCGCGCCGGAACGGTCATTCTCGTGACCAACGAGGTGGGCTTCGGCATCGTGCCAGAGAACGCCCTCGCGCGCCGTTACAGGGATGTGCTCGGCTGGGTCAACCAGCGCTGCGCGGGGGCCAGTGACGAAGCGTACCTGCTCGTCAGCGGCCTGCCGCTTACCTTGAAAGGAAAACCATGA
- a CDS encoding cobyric acid synthase, translated as MLQGCTSNAGKSYLASALCRILADEGLRVAPFKAQNMSNNAGVTPAGLEMGRAQLVQARAARVVPDVRMNPVLLKPEADTRSQVVLLGQANAELTNMPWRERKPQMWPHVQGALHSLMDEFDVVVIEGAGSPAEVNLRASDIVNMRVAREAQAAVLLAADIDRGGAFAHLLGTWHCLIPEERALLKGFILNRFRGDASLLAPAPQWLQEQTGIPTVGVVPWLDIPLPEEDGVAVESAAGASQKAEGFVAVARLPRLSNLDEFAPLGDLVRWVAHPHELVGARAVILPGSKSTAADLAWLRSSGLAGGIARLADQGVPVLGVCGGLQMLGTRITDPHGVEGGGEVAGLGLLNVETEFAPEKTTRLTRLSDTETGFALEGYEIHHGQTRTGLGVQELAPGLLWRQGNVRGTYLHGLLENPAYLERFLKWADLPAPAHLDSLDARLDAIAARVKASLDWEYVRGLI; from the coding sequence ATGCTTCAGGGGTGCACCAGCAACGCCGGAAAATCGTACCTGGCGTCGGCGCTGTGCCGCATCCTGGCGGACGAGGGGCTGCGGGTCGCGCCGTTCAAGGCGCAGAACATGAGCAACAACGCCGGGGTCACGCCCGCTGGCCTGGAGATGGGCCGCGCCCAGCTGGTTCAGGCCCGCGCCGCGCGGGTCGTGCCGGACGTGCGCATGAACCCGGTGCTGCTGAAACCCGAAGCCGACACCCGCAGCCAGGTGGTGCTGCTGGGTCAGGCGAACGCGGAACTGACGAACATGCCCTGGCGCGAACGCAAACCGCAAATGTGGCCGCACGTGCAGGGCGCCCTGCACAGCCTCATGGACGAGTTCGATGTGGTGGTGATCGAGGGCGCCGGCAGTCCCGCCGAGGTGAATTTAAGGGCGTCGGACATCGTGAACATGCGCGTGGCCCGTGAAGCGCAGGCCGCCGTGCTGCTGGCCGCCGACATCGACCGGGGCGGCGCGTTCGCGCACCTGCTCGGCACCTGGCACTGCCTGATTCCCGAGGAACGCGCGTTGCTTAAGGGCTTCATCCTCAACCGCTTCCGGGGGGACGCCTCGCTGCTCGCGCCGGCCCCGCAGTGGCTTCAGGAACAGACCGGTATTCCCACGGTGGGCGTCGTGCCGTGGCTGGACATTCCGCTTCCCGAGGAAGACGGCGTGGCGGTGGAAAGCGCAGCCGGCGCAAGCCAGAAAGCCGAAGGGTTCGTGGCGGTGGCCCGCCTGCCGCGCCTCTCTAACCTGGACGAGTTCGCGCCGCTGGGAGACCTGGTGCGCTGGGTCGCCCACCCGCATGAACTGGTGGGGGCACGGGCGGTCATTCTTCCGGGCAGCAAGAGCACGGCGGCTGACCTGGCGTGGTTGCGTTCCAGTGGACTGGCGGGCGGCATTGCCCGGTTGGCAGATCAGGGCGTTCCGGTGCTGGGGGTGTGCGGCGGCCTGCAGATGCTGGGAACGCGCATTACCGACCCGCACGGCGTGGAAGGCGGGGGAGAGGTCGCGGGCCTGGGCCTGCTGAACGTCGAAACGGAATTTGCCCCGGAGAAAACCACGCGGTTGACGCGCCTGAGCGACACCGAAACCGGGTTTGCCCTTGAAGGGTACGAGATTCACCACGGGCAGACGCGAACGGGCCTAGGGGTGCAGGAACTCGCGCCGGGCCTGTTGTGGCGACAGGGCAACGTACGCGGCACCTATCTGCACGGCCTGCTGGAGAACCCCGCTTACCTGGAACGTTTCCTGAAGTGGGCCGACCTGCCCGCCCCGGCGCACCTGGACTCGCTGGACGCCCGACTGGACGCCATTGCTGCCAGGGTCAAGGCCAGCCTGGACTGGGAGTACGTGCGGGGGTTGATCTGA
- a CDS encoding benzoate/H(+) symporter BenE family transporter, with translation MTATPTETPNFWRDSHPNAFLSGLIAIIIGWAGPNVLIYSVQQASGLSDAHAMSWLWAHAIFTGLAGTYLSLRTRMPILSTWSTPGIALLVTAMPGLPFSQVVGAFVLSAVLVFLLGTFTPLTRLVQAIPLHLAAALNAAILLPFGFKTMTALTQQPALVGLMVAAYFVVRQIDSRWAVAGVLGVGVAASAALGLWRPVHVPVALTVPQFVRPEFSLQASLNIALPLTLLAFTGQFVPGFGVLKVNGYEPAPAPILKTCGVASLGAAFVGCHNLTLGALLANIVSGPDAHPDAGKRYTAAVWAGIINIIFGLFAGTFLHLMGILPAQALAALAGLALLAATGGSLQTALQTHPGSLAAPTVILVTLSGITPFGIGAAFWGILAGLAVHTVERWKVKKKPASQVEITRHPPQADSTEHLAAKAGPHAGSAEPSPPLASPISTLE, from the coding sequence ATGACCGCCACGCCGACTGAAACCCCCAACTTCTGGCGGGATTCACACCCAAATGCTTTTCTGAGTGGCCTGATCGCCATCATCATCGGGTGGGCGGGGCCGAATGTGCTGATCTACAGCGTGCAGCAGGCCAGCGGCCTCAGTGACGCGCATGCCATGTCGTGGTTGTGGGCGCACGCCATCTTCACGGGGCTGGCGGGCACTTACCTGAGTCTGCGCACCAGGATGCCGATTCTTTCCACCTGGTCGACACCGGGCATCGCCTTGCTGGTCACGGCCATGCCGGGCCTGCCGTTCTCGCAGGTAGTGGGGGCGTTCGTGCTGTCCGCCGTGCTGGTGTTCCTGCTGGGAACGTTCACGCCCCTGACCCGGCTGGTGCAGGCCATTCCCCTGCACCTGGCCGCCGCCCTGAACGCCGCCATACTGCTGCCGTTCGGCTTCAAGACCATGACGGCCCTGACCCAGCAACCCGCGCTGGTCGGCTTGATGGTCGCGGCTTACTTCGTGGTGCGTCAGATCGATTCGCGCTGGGCGGTGGCCGGCGTACTGGGCGTCGGGGTGGCCGCGAGTGCGGCGTTGGGGCTGTGGCGCCCGGTTCATGTGCCGGTCGCGTTGACCGTGCCGCAGTTTGTGAGACCGGAATTCAGCCTTCAGGCCAGCCTGAACATCGCGCTGCCGCTCACGCTGCTGGCGTTCACCGGGCAATTCGTCCCCGGTTTCGGTGTGCTGAAAGTCAACGGGTACGAACCCGCCCCCGCCCCCATCCTGAAAACCTGCGGGGTCGCCAGCCTGGGCGCGGCCTTTGTCGGCTGCCATAACCTGACGCTGGGGGCGCTGCTCGCCAATATCGTCAGTGGCCCCGACGCCCACCCGGACGCCGGAAAACGCTACACCGCTGCTGTATGGGCCGGAATCATCAACATCATCTTCGGCCTGTTCGCGGGGACTTTCCTGCACCTGATGGGCATTCTTCCGGCTCAGGCCCTCGCTGCGCTGGCCGGTCTGGCCCTGCTCGCCGCCACCGGCGGAAGCCTGCAAACGGCGCTCCAGACTCACCCCGGCAGTCTCGCCGCACCTACCGTCATCCTGGTGACGCTTTCCGGCATCACGCCCTTTGGCATTGGGGCCGCTTTCTGGGGCATTCTGGCGGGGCTGGCCGTGCATACCGTGGAACGCTGGAAAGTCAAGAAAAAGCCGGCAAGCCAAGTCGAGATAACGCGACACCCTCCACAAGCGGACTCTACAGAACACCTCGCCGCAAAAGCAGGACCGCACGCCGGTTCAGCAGAGCCCTCACCCCCGTTGGCTTCCCCGATCTCAACGCTGGAGTAA
- a CDS encoding phosphotransferase, translating into MTKRDTTLHLLFTREDGRNAIHTVKTDKTTYYGANIAEAARQVGIEGRPLRRIHFKFHGVQDGVNVVEAVWHLHAVKGAEVHWSRDFTASERQWIETARTPTVTPWFQEGWFSAALAWLDGELTAQGWTRVGVPRTLKHWQISLLWEVPTTHGRVFLKGVPDFFGREAQLTPRLAQELSGAAPPVLAADLARGLLLMADAGEPVDEQDVNWPALLRHLARVQQNSIPLLPDWHLRDRGPEYVLSWLDTLLAEASLLTGQESGFTPDEAQRLSTARPRLEAALKRLSRSPLPRTLGHGDLHGGNVLVKDGQFTLLDWSDVCQTHPFMDVNPAYFIPNPWQNSPDADHAQLSTARTAYLQAWTAYAPAEELEQLLKDGELTGELFRALGYMDGIYGAVQDKTEWHGAHLLHLRKILNMLEGT; encoded by the coding sequence ATGACCAAGCGCGACACCACACTGCACCTCCTCTTCACGCGCGAGGACGGGCGCAACGCCATCCATACCGTGAAGACAGACAAGACCACGTACTACGGCGCTAACATTGCCGAGGCAGCCCGGCAGGTCGGGATCGAGGGAAGGCCCTTGCGGCGCATTCATTTCAAATTCCACGGCGTGCAGGACGGTGTGAATGTCGTGGAGGCCGTGTGGCACCTGCACGCCGTGAAGGGCGCGGAAGTGCACTGGAGCAGGGATTTCACAGCTTCGGAGCGCCAGTGGATTGAAACGGCCCGCACCCCCACCGTCACACCGTGGTTCCAGGAAGGCTGGTTCAGCGCGGCGCTGGCGTGGCTGGACGGCGAACTGACCGCGCAGGGCTGGACGCGGGTGGGGGTGCCCAGAACGCTAAAGCACTGGCAGATCAGCCTGCTGTGGGAAGTGCCCACCACGCACGGGCGCGTCTTCCTGAAGGGCGTGCCGGACTTCTTTGGCCGCGAGGCCCAGCTGACGCCCCGGCTGGCGCAGGAGTTGAGCGGCGCGGCTCCCCCCGTGCTGGCCGCCGATCTGGCCCGGGGCCTGCTGCTGATGGCCGACGCTGGGGAACCCGTGGACGAACAGGACGTGAACTGGCCGGCCCTGCTGCGTCATCTGGCCCGGGTGCAACAGAACAGCATTCCCCTGCTGCCGGACTGGCACCTGCGCGACCGCGGGCCGGAATACGTGCTGAGCTGGCTGGACACGCTCCTTGCCGAGGCCAGTCTGCTGACCGGACAAGAGAGCGGCTTTACCCCCGACGAGGCCCAGCGCCTGAGCACTGCGCGCCCACGCCTGGAGGCCGCCCTGAAACGCCTGAGTCGCAGCCCCCTGCCGCGCACGCTGGGTCACGGTGACCTGCACGGCGGCAACGTGCTGGTGAAAGACGGTCAATTCACGCTGCTGGACTGGTCGGATGTGTGCCAGACACATCCGTTTATGGACGTGAACCCCGCCTACTTCATCCCGAACCCCTGGCAGAACAGCCCGGACGCTGACCACGCGCAGTTAAGCACCGCCCGCACTGCCTACCTGCAAGCCTGGACAGCTTACGCGCCGGCTGAAGAACTGGAACAACTCCTGAAAGACGGCGAGTTGACCGGCGAGCTGTTCCGCGCCCTGGGGTACATGGACGGAATTTACGGGGCCGTGCAGGACAAGACCGAATGGCACGGCGCGCACCTCCTTCACCTGCGAAAAATACTGAACATGCTGGAGGGTACATGA
- a CDS encoding pyridoxal phosphate-dependent aminotransferase, with protein MTVPPLLPRSPHGGPGAAPFSGLDFSVNSNPCGPNRPLLQAVRDADHAHYPDPTYHATRARLACWHGVTPEEVALSVGASDLLHRAARAFLPAGTGLLSLHAPFGELGRAAALQRAEIQVVDALPAVLPDHTRLVYVGHPHNPTGQFLAPDELLALAQKCEQVGAILILDEAYAPFLPELESPRHPNLLRLLSPGKVHGLVGARPAYAIAAPPIIRQLENLAPAWHVPAGTEALLAALPEAQDFLAQTLPLVRQNALELAAALRSFGEMQHHGTPYLILNVGNAAAAAQRLLNHGVKVRDCASYGLPAWIRVSTRLEQENAALLQACRQVL; from the coding sequence GTGACCGTCCCGCCCCTGCTGCCCCGCTCCCCCCACGGCGGGCCCGGCGCCGCGCCCTTCAGCGGCCTCGACTTCAGCGTGAACAGCAACCCCTGCGGCCCCAACCGCCCGCTTCTTCAGGCCGTTCGGGACGCCGACCACGCCCACTACCCGGACCCCACGTACCACGCCACCCGCGCCCGCCTGGCCTGCTGGCACGGCGTGACGCCGGAAGAAGTGGCCCTCAGCGTCGGTGCCTCCGATCTGCTGCACCGCGCCGCCCGCGCTTTCCTGCCTGCGGGCACGGGCCTGCTGAGCCTGCACGCCCCGTTCGGGGAGCTGGGCCGCGCCGCCGCGCTGCAACGCGCCGAAATTCAGGTGGTGGACGCCCTTCCGGCGGTTCTTCCGGACCACACGCGACTCGTGTACGTGGGCCACCCCCACAACCCCACCGGGCAATTCCTGGCCCCGGACGAACTGCTGGCCCTCGCGCAGAAATGCGAGCAGGTGGGCGCCATCCTCATTCTGGACGAAGCCTATGCGCCTTTTCTGCCCGAACTGGAGAGCCCAAGGCACCCGAACCTGCTGCGGCTGCTCTCGCCCGGCAAAGTTCACGGCCTCGTGGGCGCGCGGCCCGCTTACGCCATCGCCGCGCCGCCCATCATCCGGCAGCTGGAGAACCTGGCCCCGGCCTGGCACGTTCCCGCCGGCACCGAAGCCCTGCTGGCTGCGCTGCCGGAGGCCCAGGACTTTCTGGCGCAGACACTTCCACTCGTGCGTCAGAACGCGCTGGAACTCGCTGCCGCGCTGCGCTCATTTGGCGAGATGCAGCACCACGGCACGCCCTACTTGATCCTGAATGTCGGGAATGCGGCCGCCGCCGCGCAGCGCCTGCTGAACCACGGCGTCAAAGTCCGCGACTGCGCCAGTTATGGCCTGCCTGCGTGGATCAGGGTCAGCACCCGCCTGGAGCAGGAGAACGCGGCCCTCCTTCAGGCTTGCCGGCAGGTGCTGTAA
- a CDS encoding tetratricopeptide repeat protein: MKLTPILLTAALVTGSALAQTASQGAAQAADSARDLAARARNTYPAGSASIDQNLWKQAAAAAEAAVQAEPGNADYLKLRAQIYTEVGFWKKAEEAWNAYFKVAPGQAGTEADRAAAFAQYNLGYAAYTRGNPSQAAGLFANCLKIDPQNVLCNSWAARTALEAGEYARAQGYYEAALKLTPDNKTLRYFNDLAKKAGTYGPAATTAFSKAYDLLQKGDRNAALARFQEAAQAAPNFIEAWRESGRLALEAGNADAALTAYQGATKLPTASAADKYNLGLAQEGQQYGLNTVKTFRAAYARYAAGDKTAALGGFQQAAQQNPRYAKAWAWVGRVQYEARNYPAAAEAYAKAVELDPNDKSSAHFLKMAQAGR, from the coding sequence ATGAAACTCACGCCGATCCTGCTGACGGCTGCCCTGGTGACTGGTTCAGCCTTGGCCCAGACCGCTTCTCAGGGCGCCGCACAGGCTGCCGACAGCGCCCGTGACCTGGCCGCCAGGGCGCGCAACACCTACCCCGCCGGCAGCGCCAGCATCGACCAGAACCTCTGGAAACAGGCGGCCGCCGCCGCCGAGGCCGCCGTGCAGGCCGAACCGGGCAACGCCGACTACCTGAAACTCCGCGCCCAGATCTACACCGAAGTGGGCTTCTGGAAAAAAGCCGAGGAAGCCTGGAACGCCTACTTCAAAGTAGCGCCCGGGCAGGCGGGCACGGAAGCCGACCGCGCCGCCGCCTTCGCGCAGTACAACCTTGGTTACGCCGCTTACACGCGCGGCAACCCCAGTCAGGCCGCTGGCCTCTTCGCCAATTGCCTGAAGATCGACCCGCAGAACGTGCTGTGCAACTCCTGGGCAGCCCGCACCGCCCTGGAAGCGGGCGAGTACGCCCGCGCCCAGGGGTACTACGAGGCCGCGTTGAAACTCACGCCAGACAACAAGACCCTGCGCTACTTCAACGACCTGGCGAAAAAAGCCGGAACGTATGGCCCCGCCGCCACCACTGCCTTCAGCAAGGCCTACGACCTGCTGCAAAAAGGCGACCGCAACGCTGCACTCGCCAGATTTCAGGAAGCCGCGCAGGCCGCCCCAAACTTCATCGAGGCGTGGCGAGAATCAGGCCGCCTGGCACTGGAAGCCGGGAACGCCGACGCGGCCCTGACTGCCTATCAGGGCGCAACGAAGCTCCCCACTGCCAGCGCCGCCGACAAATACAACCTGGGCCTGGCGCAGGAAGGCCAGCAGTACGGCCTGAATACCGTGAAAACCTTCCGCGCCGCCTACGCCAGGTACGCCGCTGGCGACAAGACGGCAGCGCTCGGGGGCTTCCAGCAGGCCGCGCAGCAGAACCCCAGGTATGCCAAAGCCTGGGCCTGGGTGGGCCGCGTGCAGTACGAAGCCAGGAATTACCCCGCTGCCGCCGAGGCCTACGCCAAAGCTGTGGAACTCGACCCCAACGACAAGAGCAGCGCCCACTTCCTGAAGATGGCCCAGGCCGGCCGCTGA
- a CDS encoding phosphoribosylanthranilate isomerase → MSDSAGHAPQLTRPKVKICGTTSVQDAVLCAQAGADALGFIFAPISKRLVSPDVAREASLSVGLTVARVGVFLGQGLDEVLRLAEASRMSAVQLHGALPAEFVETAAQFYPVLRVVKADELSREGERWAADPRVTLMVDAPNPGGGVPLEWEALRAGWPAGAWLAGGLGPENVREAIHLLRPSGVDAVSRLEASPGVKNPQAVKAFIDAVQGS, encoded by the coding sequence ATGTCTGATTCGGCCGGCCACGCGCCACAATTGACACGCCCGAAAGTGAAAATCTGTGGCACGACTTCCGTTCAGGATGCCGTCCTGTGCGCCCAGGCGGGCGCGGACGCGCTGGGGTTCATTTTCGCGCCGATCAGCAAGCGGCTGGTGTCGCCGGACGTGGCCCGCGAGGCGAGCCTCAGTGTGGGCCTGACTGTGGCGCGGGTGGGCGTGTTTCTGGGCCAGGGGCTGGATGAGGTGCTGCGCCTGGCCGAGGCGTCCCGCATGTCGGCAGTGCAGCTTCACGGGGCGCTGCCGGCAGAGTTCGTGGAGACGGCGGCGCAATTTTATCCCGTGCTGCGCGTGGTGAAAGCAGACGAGTTATCGCGCGAGGGGGAGCGCTGGGCGGCCGACCCGCGCGTGACCCTGATGGTGGACGCCCCGAACCCCGGCGGTGGCGTGCCCCTGGAATGGGAAGCTCTGCGTGCGGGCTGGCCGGCGGGCGCGTGGCTGGCGGGTGGACTGGGGCCGGAAAATGTGCGGGAAGCCATTCACCTTCTTCGTCCGTCAGGCGTGGACGCCGTGAGCCGCCTGGAAGCTTCACCGGGCGTAAAGAATCCACAGGCAGTAAAAGCTTTCATAGACGCGGTGCAAGGCTCATAA
- a CDS encoding PLP-dependent aminotransferase family protein, with protein sequence MSDLTKFSALLTDWRSAKGPLYLRLSGAFQEAIHAGRLAPTEQLPAERALANLLSLSRSTVVAAYDELAAGGWVTRKRGSGTHVSAQAPRASAVLTLRTPVQRPLAPPDELDFTIAVPLLDDIQRQQMREAALDAYRESVYHPLGLPELRARLAQEYTRGGLPTAPEQVIVTSGAQQAISLMAGAFLRRGDAVLLETPTYFGAIDVFRAAGAHLIGVPVKADGVPLQEFRTLTLEHAPRLAFLTPTYQNPTGAVMPARTRRELAEFIAQQQLPTIEDDTLCELDFGPLPPPRLSTFAPQAPIVNVGSMSKLFWAGLRVGWLRVPTSMRPLLEQAKTLADFGGSLPAQHITLKLLQDLPALRERRRQQVQPARDLLAGLLRQHLPEWQFQVPAGGQYLWVELPTRQASSFTHHAARYGLRLFPGASMGLGDLPDSFLRLPFTLAPAQLPEAVRRLSAAWHDFQTRQGQERLA encoded by the coding sequence ATGAGTGATCTCACGAAGTTTTCTGCGCTGCTGACCGATTGGCGCAGCGCAAAAGGGCCACTCTACCTGCGCCTCAGTGGGGCCTTTCAGGAAGCCATTCATGCGGGGAGGCTCGCGCCCACCGAGCAACTTCCCGCCGAGCGGGCGCTGGCGAACCTGCTGAGCCTGAGCCGCAGCACAGTGGTGGCAGCCTACGATGAACTGGCGGCAGGCGGCTGGGTCACGCGCAAACGCGGCAGTGGCACGCATGTTTCCGCGCAGGCCCCGCGTGCCTCGGCGGTCTTGACGCTGCGCACGCCCGTGCAGCGGCCCCTCGCCCCGCCGGATGAGCTGGACTTCACGATTGCCGTACCGCTCCTGGACGACATTCAGCGCCAGCAGATGCGCGAGGCGGCGCTGGACGCTTACCGTGAATCGGTGTATCACCCGCTGGGCCTGCCGGAGTTGCGGGCGCGGCTGGCGCAGGAGTACACGCGGGGGGGCCTGCCCACGGCGCCCGAGCAGGTCATCGTGACGAGCGGGGCGCAGCAGGCCATTTCCCTGATGGCTGGCGCGTTTTTGCGGCGAGGTGATGCGGTTCTGCTGGAGACCCCCACGTACTTCGGGGCCATCGACGTGTTCCGGGCGGCGGGGGCGCACCTGATCGGTGTTCCGGTGAAAGCCGACGGCGTGCCACTCCAGGAGTTCCGCACCCTGACGCTGGAGCATGCGCCCCGGCTGGCGTTCCTGACCCCCACCTACCAGAATCCGACCGGGGCCGTGATGCCCGCGCGCACCCGGCGCGAACTGGCGGAGTTCATCGCGCAGCAGCAACTGCCCACCATCGAGGACGACACCCTGTGCGAACTGGATTTCGGCCCGCTCCCACCGCCGCGCCTGTCCACCTTTGCGCCGCAGGCCCCCATCGTGAACGTGGGCAGCATGTCCAAACTGTTCTGGGCGGGCCTGCGCGTCGGCTGGCTGCGCGTGCCCACGTCCATGCGCCCCCTGCTGGAACAGGCCAAGACCCTGGCGGATTTCGGCGGGAGTCTTCCCGCGCAGCACATCACGCTGAAGCTGCTGCAAGACCTTCCGGCCCTGCGGGAACGCCGCCGTCAGCAGGTGCAGCCCGCCCGTGACCTGCTCGCCGGCTTGCTGAGGCAGCACCTGCCCGAATGGCAGTTTCAGGTGCCGGCCGGTGGGCAGTACCTGTGGGTGGAATTACCGACCCGGCAGGCCAGCAGTTTCACTCACCACGCTGCCCGCTATGGCCTGCGCCTCTTTCCCGGCGCCAGCATGGGCCTGGGCGACCTGCCCGACTCGTTCCTGCGCTTGCCCTTTACCCTGGCCCCCGCGCAACTCCCCGAAGCGGTTCGCCGCCTCAGCGCCGCCTGGCACGACTTCCAGACCCGGCAGGGTCAGGAAAGGCTGGCGTAA
- the cobT gene encoding nicotinate-nucleotide--dimethylbenzimidazole phosphoribosyltransferase yields the protein MNQELFNLIQSIQPVDQAAMLRARERQAQLTKPAGALGDLEELSIRLAGIFGSEKPHPQGVAVIVAAGDHGVAQDGVSAYPPEVTPMMVMNFLSDTPGGAGGAAVNAIARSVGASVYVMDAGVNAELPAHPRLHRHALRRGTRNLRTEAAMTRQETEALILAGAALARQAMQDGADILIPGEMGIGNTTPAAAMTARLLALDPARVTGRGTGVDDAKLAHKVQVVREALGRTPATDPLDVLAEFGGYELAAMLGVMLQAAASGKAIILDGFVEGSAALVGVALNPALKDYLLPAGECAEIGHAAQLQALGLRPMFHLGLRLGEGTGGVLAAPLVLAAAATLREMQTFAEAGVPGA from the coding sequence ATGAATCAGGAACTCTTTAACCTTATCCAGTCCATTCAGCCCGTCGATCAGGCCGCCATGCTGCGGGCGCGGGAACGTCAGGCACAACTTACGAAACCCGCCGGGGCACTCGGGGATCTGGAGGAGCTGTCCATTCGCCTGGCGGGCATTTTCGGTTCGGAGAAACCGCACCCGCAGGGCGTGGCGGTCATCGTGGCGGCGGGCGATCACGGCGTGGCGCAGGACGGCGTGAGCGCCTACCCGCCCGAGGTGACCCCCATGATGGTCATGAATTTCCTGTCCGACACGCCGGGCGGCGCAGGGGGCGCGGCGGTGAATGCCATCGCCCGCAGCGTGGGCGCCAGCGTGTACGTGATGGATGCGGGCGTGAACGCGGAACTGCCCGCCCACCCGCGCCTGCACCGTCACGCGCTGCGGCGCGGCACGCGCAACCTGCGCACCGAGGCGGCCATGACCCGCCAGGAAACCGAAGCGCTGATCCTGGCCGGCGCCGCGCTGGCCCGTCAGGCTATGCAAGACGGCGCCGACATCCTGATTCCCGGCGAGATGGGCATTGGCAACACCACGCCCGCCGCCGCCATGACCGCCCGCCTGCTTGCCCTTGACCCGGCCCGCGTGACCGGGCGCGGCACAGGCGTGGACGACGCGAAACTGGCGCACAAGGTGCAGGTCGTGCGCGAAGCCCTCGGGCGCACCCCGGCCACCGACCCGCTCGACGTCCTGGCCGAGTTCGGCGGGTACGAACTGGCCGCCATGCTGGGCGTGATGCTTCAGGCCGCCGCGTCCGGCAAGGCCATCATCCTCGACGGATTCGTGGAAGGCAGCGCCGCGCTGGTCGGGGTGGCCCTGAACCCCGCGCTGAAGGATTACCTGCTGCCCGCCGGCGAATGTGCCGAGATCGGGCACGCCGCGCAGCTTCAGGCGCTGGGCCTCAGGCCCATGTTCCATCTGGGCCTGCGCCTGGGCGAGGGCACCGGCGGCGTGCTGGCCGCGCCCCTCGTGCTGGCCGCTGCCGCCACCCTGCGCGAGATGCAGACCTTCGCGGAAGCCGGCGTGCCGGGCGCGTAA